A single Anopheles maculipalpis chromosome 3RL, idAnoMacuDA_375_x, whole genome shotgun sequence DNA region contains:
- the LOC126563847 gene encoding multiple epidermal growth factor-like domains protein 6 translates to MNKTYQLPVTVMLLFALVTTVTAQHSNRSSKRSVKKMILLDRTPVLPDKVRLLAECAPGSVNCTRTCPDSYTIDAKQQYCRPKRHDTCPPGYIQRAGGVGGASGCVLEEIQCPPGSTREGNRCIVRSYSCPTGYIQRGQNCVRDNICQPGYRWESGLCFPVSARIFCPPGFTEQHPGGNCAPSACSDCCDCRDEVMATICPSGYTNQWGRCVRLQQASPDLRIQSVTYRLPVECAAGQTFNSGQCESLSTIGRPVCRAGHFYNGSCVEVAKCMRGTLNSVCSCELEQHVASSCPVGKLQDGVCVLSRAHCRAPARLRNGVCVREAKSRTTCPDGGVPFQKEFCAVETPRCGRGFVLDEHGLCRKGTPCAFECGPYQRRNRWCGLPANCPEGYTLSEAGHCIRETVRPAYSCPEGTIERGERCVSVTPLCRSNFRYDSSVDLCARCEERSMTCARGNLTGGQCVWSEPACPAAYEWKDSMCVKTDTRKYHCRKGYEHGEQCVHGELSCPAGYELQGESCIVREDVHCPEGSYPLDGRCTIAKECPDGFQAGADACVRETRRLVNATQPTCPAGYVYEGDVCVRRSIVEASINRKEAICPDGYERGRDGDCARLVRTFPVCPPRTIYTDRSDRCYCEVDLMCPTGYERTGTDCTFRAAGYNSLVNFLNPCYGAFCGGGAYCITQCTVPPCPFEPCTADGPGLTATFGPRASRCLTPGVGDEDCPPQTVIGLVCPPGYERVNSSCLAYYDKVCPEGYELDGDECTRTVHLAPFCPSGFRTAPGSGSCIQASCPNGYKLTGTGATCEKRDLRSPKACSPGWDFFQGACYRRSICKNGTIEGAYCVEREFTRPTCPEGYIQRGEDCATEGICRTVGSALIDGMCVQIAEPAPCPDGTYRHGKHCVYPDAPECEDVQYVATECSTEVDSRGYCWHRSSPTCPQGYRLRDDKCIACQTEKPNCPSNMAIRQEMCMAERVICPAGHFLRDGHCVTLHVTRPRCPAGEYTLCNGFCIAAYGHECKGAEYGLAICSRGYLYQGKCVEHGRCADSDHTLVNGECQLRMFTDPSCHGKGSRIGELCIGGTPQCPPNYALTGGRCYSCHIENAQCSTGGVTTCSDSFCQLEPPRCTSSGAIFDGRSCRVLVTGKPSCPTGTTPDRYEAKFCQLKSERAVYNCPAEYHYQNGVCLKKLYKNPSCPADYKLRNGACVKRTCTRMASGSSCAVSTQTEGAGASISCAQCLNDTSSTSGAVWNTPTRDSVDLCCMVYSPRICRKSGECHHEQERLCGSFCLTEDDRIYLTVPHTMQLGSRLYVAPRQENNGGDDYNEEDEEEEDTDNDVFSQDCSQCEYGPANCPRRCSTYDCDEEDGEGCNFKEAFTFCAQYRDARICEHLRR, encoded by the coding sequence atgaataaaacataccAACTCCCCGTTACAGTGATGCTGTTGTTCGCTCTCGTCACAACGGTGACAGCACAACACAGCAACAGATCATCGAAACGATCTGTGAAAAAAATGATCCTTCTTGATCGTACACCCGTGCTTCCGGATAAGGTGCGTTTGCTAGCGGAATGTGCCCCCGGAAGTGTGAACTGTACCCGTACCTGCCCCGACAGTTACACCATCGATGCCAAGCAGCAGTACTGTCGACCCAAGCGGCATGACACTTGTCCACCAGGATACATTCAACGTGCCGGAGGAGTTGGTGGAGCAAGTGGTTGCGTGCTGGAAGAAATTCAATGTCCACCGGGCAGTACGCGGGAAGGGAATCGTTGCATAGTGCGTAGTTACAGCTGCCCGACCGGATACATCCAGCGAGGACAAAACTGTGTACGGGACAACATCTGTCAACCGGGGTACCGGTGGGAAAGTGGTCTGTGCTTTCCTGTCTCGGCAAGAATCTTCTGTCCGCCCGGGTTCACGGAGCAACATCCGGGTGGTAATTGTGCACCTTCGGCGTGTTCGGATTGTTGCGATTGTCGCGATGAAGTGATGGCCACTATCTGTCCTTCTGGGTACACCAATCAGTGGGGCCGTTGTGTGCGGCTCCAGCAAGCATCTCCTGACTTGAGGATACAATCCGTCACGTACCGTTTGCCGGTGGAATGTGCCGCCGGTCAAACGTTCAACAGTGGACAGTGTGAATCGCTGAGTACGATCGGTCGTCCAGTGTGTAGAGCGGGCCACTTCTACAATGGTTCTTGTGTAGAGGTTGCCAAGTGTATGCGTGGTACGCTGAACAGTGTTTGCTCGTGCGAACTCGAACAACACGTGGCAAGTTCTTGTCCGGTCGGGAAACTACAGGAcggagtgtgtgttttatcaCGTGCGCACTGTAGAGCACCGGCTCGCCTTCGAAATGGAGTGTGCGTACGGGAAGCGAAATCTCGTACCACCTGTCCGGATGGGGGAGTACCGTTCCAAAAAGAGTTTTGTGCTGTGGAGACACCACGCTGTGGGAGAGGTTTCGTGCTCGATGAACATGGCCTCTGCCGTAAAGGAACACCGTGCGCATTCGAGTGTGGTCCTTATCAGCGCCGGAATCGTTGGTGTGGCCTTCCGGCTAACTGTCCGGAAGGGTACACACTTAGCGAGGCAGGACACTGCATCCGGGAAACGGTTCGACCTGCTTACAGTTGCCCAGAAGGGACTATCGAACGGGGTGAAAGGTGCGTCAGCGTTACTCCGCTCTGTCGTTCGAACTTCCGATACGATTCGAGCGTTGATCTATGCGCTCGCTGCGAGGAACGATCGATGACGTGTGCGAGAGGAAATTTAACCGGTGGACAGTGCGTGTGGAGCGAACCGGCTTGTCCGGCCGCGTACGAATGGAAGGATAGTATGTGCGTGAAGACGGACACCCGGAAGTACCACTGTCGGAAGGGATACGAGCATGGCGAACAGTGTGTACATGGCGAGCTGTCCTGTCCGGCCGGCTACGAACTGCAGGGGGAAAGTTGTATCGTTCGCGAGGATGTTCACTGTCCGGAGGGTTCCTATCCGTTGGATGGTCGGTGTACAATCGCTAAGGAATGTCCGGATGGGTTCCAAGCAGGGGCAGATGCTTGCGTACGGGAAACAAGACGACTTGTTAATGCCACCCAACCGACTTGTCCAGCGGGGTACGTTTACGAGGGAGATGTTTGCGTACGTCGATCGATAGTGGAAGCTTCGATCAATCGCAAAGAAGCGATTTGTCCCGATGGATACGAGCGTGGTAGGGATGGCGATTGTGCGCGGTTGGTGCGTACGTTCCCGGTTTGTCCACCACGAACAATCTACACCGATCGTAGCGATCGTTGTTACTGTGAGGTTGATCTAATGTGTCCAACAGGGTACGAACGAACCGGTACAGATTGTACGTTCCGTGCGGCAGGATACAACTCGCTCGTAAACTTCCTCAACCCCTGCTACGGAGCGTTCTGTGGTGGAGGCGCCTACTGTATCACCCAGTGCACAGTTCCACCATGTCCCTTCGAACCTTGTACTGCTGATGGACCAGGACTTACAGCTACATTTGGGCCACGTGCGAGCCGCTGTCTTACGCCGGGAGTGGGCGATGAAGATTGTCCACCACAAACAGTAATTGGACTCGTTTGTCCACCCGGGTACGAACGTGTCAATAGCTCGTGTCTTGCGTACTACGACAAAGTGTGTCCAGAAGGGTACGAACTCGATGGGGATGAGTGCACCCGTACCGTTCATCTAGCACCCTTCTGTCCATCGGGATTCCGTACGGCGCCGGGATCGGGATCTTGCATACAAGCTTCCTGCCCGAATGGATACAAACTAACCGGAACAGGAGCCACGTGTGAAAAACGAGATCTTCGTTCACCgaaagcatgctctcctggGTGGGATTTCTTCCAGGGTGCATGCTACCGGAGATCGATCTGCAAAAATGGCACCATCGAAGGGGCGTATTGTGTGGAGCGTGAGTTTACCCGACCCACCTGTCCGGAAGGTTACATCCAGCGGGGTGAGGATTGTGCTACGGAAGGAATCTGTCGGACCGTTGGGTCCGCTCTTATCGATGGAATGTGTGTACAAATTGCGGAACCGGCACCCTGTCCGGATGGAACATACCGCCATGGGAAGCATTGCGTGTATCCGGATGCTCCGGAGTGTGAAGACGTGCAGTACGTTGCTACCGAGTGCAGTACGGAGGTCGACTCGCGAGGCTACTGTTGGCATCGATCGTCACCTACCTGCCCGCAAGGATACCGTCTGCGGGACGATAAATGTATCGCGTGTCAGACAGAGAAACCAAACTGCCCATCGAACATGGCTATTCGACAGGAGATGTGTATGGCGGAGCGGGTTATCTGTCCGGCCGGGCATTTTCTACGCGATGGACATTGTGTCACGCTGCACGTAACCCGACCACGCTGCCCGGCTGGAGAGTATACGCTTTGCAACGGTTTCTGTATCGCGGCGTATGGGCACGAATGTAAAGGGGCTGAGTATGGGTTGGCCATCTGTAGCCGAGGATATCTGTACCAAGGGAAGTGTGTAGAGCATGGCAGGTGTGCGGATAGTGATCATACGCTCGTTAACGGTGAATGTCAGCTTCGCATGTTCACTGATCCGTCCTGTCATGGGAAAGGTTCCCGGATCGGGGAGCTGTGCATTGGTGGAACACCCCAATGTCCACCCAACTATGCACTGACGGGTGGCCGATGCTACAGCTGCCATATCGAAAATGCGCAATGTTCGACGGGAGGTGTAACGACCTGTTCCGATAGTTTCTGCCAGCTGGAACCACCTCGCTGTACTTCTTCCGGGGCTATTTTCGATGGACGTAGCTGTCGAGTGCTTGTCACTGGCAAACCTTCCTGTCCCACCGGAACAACCCCCGATCGGTACGAGGCTAAATTCTGCCAGCTAAAATCGGAACGTGCCGTTTACAACTGTCCGGCAGAGTACCACTACCAGAACGGGGTTTGCTTGAAGAAGCTTTACAAAAACCCTTCCTGTCCGGCGGACTACAAACTTCGCAATGGTGCCTGCGTGAAGCGTACCTGCACCCGGATGGCTTCCGGATCTTCGTGTGCGGTTTCTACACAAACTGAAGGAGCAGGTGCTAGTATATCCTGCGCTCAGTGTTTGAACGATACCTCTAGCACGAGTGGCGCAGTATGGAATACCCCGACCCGGGATAGTGTGGATCTATGCTGTATGGTGTACTCACCGCGTATCTGTCGTAAGTCGGGTGAATGCCATCATGAGCAGGAACGATTGTGTGGTTCGTTCTGCCTAACCGAAGACGATCGGATCTATTTGACGGTGCCGCATACGATGCAGCTAGGATCGCGATTGTACGTGGCACCAAGGCAAGAGAACAATGGAGGAGATGATTACAATgaggaggacgaagaggaggaggacacGGATAATGATGTTTTCTCGCAAGATTGTTCACAGTGTGAATATGGACCAGCGAACTGTCCGAGGCGATGCAGTACATACGATTGTGACGAAGAGGATGGAGAAGGATGCAATTTTAAGGAAGCTTTCACGTTCTGCGCTCAGTATAGGGATGCACGAATCTGTGAACATTTGCGGCGCTAA
- the LOC126565699 gene encoding barrier-to-autointegration factor, producing the protein MSSTSQKHRNFVAEPMGEKPVTDLAGVGDVLGKRLEAAGFDRAYTVLGQYLILKKDAELFKEWMKDTCGANSKQAADCYQCLSDWCDEFL; encoded by the coding sequence atgtCGAGCACATCGCAAAAGCATAGAAATTTCGTTGCGGAACCGATGGGCGAGAAACCCGTCACAGACCTTGCCGGTGTCGGTGATGTGCTGGGGAAGCGATTGGAAGCGGCCGGTTTCGATCGTGCGTACACCGTACTTGGCCAGTATCTAATCCTGAAGAAAGatgccgaactgttcaaggaGTGGATGAAGGACACCTGCGGCGCGAACTCGAAACAGGCGGCCGATTGCTACCAGTGCCTGAGCGATTGGTGTGACGAGTTCCTGTAA